In the genome of Thermoplasmata archaeon, one region contains:
- a CDS encoding 50S ribosomal protein L30e, which produces MIDVPRALRLATDTGDVRFGVREVRKAVKAKAAKMVVVASNCPAEALQALGDVKVFSFPGTNAELGASCGVPFSVAAVAIVAPGESNILSA; this is translated from the coding sequence GTGATCGACGTTCCCCGCGCCCTGCGCCTCGCCACGGACACGGGCGACGTGCGCTTCGGCGTGCGGGAGGTCCGCAAGGCGGTGAAGGCGAAGGCCGCCAAGATGGTCGTCGTCGCGTCGAACTGTCCCGCGGAGGCACTCCAAGCCCTGGGCGACGTGAAGGTCTTCTCCTTCCCGGGGACGAACGCGGAGCTCGGTGCCTCCTGCGGCGTGCCGTTCTCCGTCGCCGCCGTGGCCATCGTGGCCCCGGGGGAGTCCAACATCCTGAGCGCCTAG